One Thermococcus sp. EP1 DNA window includes the following coding sequences:
- a CDS encoding SLC45 family MFS transporter, with protein MKWFSYRRIFLLGFGFFGISIIWSLYNAYIPIFLQDTFQMSKTITGFIMTIDNLFAVLLLPFLGALSDKTRTKIGRRKPYILIGAPSAALMFALIPLARRYENIALFMGVIVLMNFFMALFRSPVVAFMPDITPSEKRSQANGIINFMGGVGALLAYFGGKVLYDMNYAYPFIVGAAIMLLANLLVILFVPEPEEFRVPGEKIVIRKLIKETSKKSFRELKENLKDVFISQERSLLFILTSIFLWFIAFNSVETFFTSYAKYHLGIAESTGAFLMGVVSLSFMIFAIPAGFVGGRIGRKKTITGGLILVTLVMLTAYYLGETSKPSSSALTDPIVLRFMLLFFFGGVGWALINVNSLPMVVDMTTEEKLGGYTGLYYFFSQAANLVAPPLAGAFLDVIGYNTLLPFAAVFFILAAVTVQFVKRGDIKGKTEDVYELIPDMD; from the coding sequence ATGAAATGGTTTAGTTATAGACGTATTTTCCTGCTGGGCTTTGGATTTTTTGGAATAAGTATTATATGGTCCTTGTATAATGCGTATATCCCGATTTTCTTGCAAGACACATTTCAGATGAGCAAAACTATTACAGGCTTTATTATGACCATCGATAATCTATTTGCGGTTTTATTACTTCCGTTCCTAGGAGCATTAAGTGACAAGACAAGAACTAAAATTGGGCGACGAAAGCCGTATATTCTCATTGGAGCTCCTTCAGCAGCTTTAATGTTCGCATTGATCCCACTCGCAAGAAGATATGAGAATATTGCCCTTTTTATGGGAGTTATAGTTCTTATGAATTTCTTTATGGCTCTTTTCCGATCTCCTGTTGTAGCATTTATGCCCGATATAACTCCAAGCGAAAAAAGAAGCCAAGCGAATGGCATAATTAATTTTATGGGTGGAGTTGGAGCATTACTGGCATATTTTGGAGGAAAGGTACTTTATGATATGAACTATGCATATCCCTTCATAGTAGGAGCAGCCATAATGCTTCTTGCAAATCTCCTTGTGATTCTCTTTGTACCAGAACCAGAAGAATTCCGAGTACCCGGCGAGAAGATTGTTATTAGGAAATTAATTAAAGAAACCTCAAAAAAGAGCTTTAGAGAATTAAAAGAAAACCTAAAGGATGTTTTTATTAGTCAAGAAAGGAGCCTGCTTTTCATACTTACTTCAATATTCCTCTGGTTTATTGCATTTAATTCAGTGGAGACATTTTTCACAAGCTATGCCAAATACCACCTCGGTATTGCGGAAAGTACTGGAGCATTCCTAATGGGTGTTGTCTCTCTAAGTTTTATGATCTTTGCAATTCCAGCAGGATTTGTCGGTGGACGTATTGGACGGAAGAAGACCATCACAGGTGGTCTTATACTTGTAACACTTGTTATGTTAACAGCGTACTATCTTGGAGAAACCTCAAAACCATCTAGTAGTGCTCTTACCGATCCAATAGTCCTTCGATTTATGCTCCTCTTCTTCTTTGGAGGCGTTGGCTGGGCCTTAATAAATGTCAATTCATTACCAATGGTCGTAGACATGACAACAGAAGAGAAACTTGGAGGATACACTGGACTTTATTATTTCTTCAGCCAGGCTGCAAATCTTGTGGCTCCCCCTCTAGCTGGTGCGTTCCTAGATGTTATCGGATACAACACTTTACTTCCATTTGCCGCTGTGTTCTTTATATTAGCTGCAGTAACGGTACAATTTGTCAAAAGAGGGGACATAAAAGGAAAAACTGAGGATGTCTATGAATTAATCCCAGATATGGACTGA
- a CDS encoding ParA family protein, producing the protein MPVISIANQKGGVGKSTTAINLSAALALKGKKVLLVDMDPQGATTIGLGLREATPTIYNVIIDEAEMEEAIIETSIEGLHLIPSNIALSGAEIELSSQIGREYILRNKLAQIRDRYDYVIIDTPPSLGVLTMNSLVASDEVIIPIQAEYYALEGIALLLKAIRLVRDRLGIPLEIRGFLITMFDRRTNLSKEVREEVKRTFGEKVFKTMIPRNVRLAEAPSYGKPIFLYAPDSRGAKAYIKLAEEVDGR; encoded by the coding sequence ATGCCCGTAATAAGTATTGCAAATCAGAAGGGTGGAGTGGGAAAAAGTACCACTGCAATAAACTTATCAGCAGCGTTAGCACTGAAAGGGAAAAAAGTTCTCCTCGTGGACATGGACCCACAAGGGGCTACTACTATCGGCTTGGGACTTAGAGAAGCTACACCAACAATCTATAATGTAATAATAGACGAAGCAGAAATGGAAGAAGCCATTATAGAGACATCTATAGAAGGTCTTCATTTAATTCCAAGCAACATAGCATTAAGTGGTGCTGAAATCGAGCTTAGTAGTCAAATAGGGAGAGAATATATCCTCAGAAATAAACTTGCGCAAATCAGGGATCGTTATGACTATGTAATTATTGATACACCTCCTTCATTAGGGGTACTTACGATGAATTCTTTAGTCGCAAGCGATGAGGTTATAATCCCCATACAAGCCGAATATTATGCTCTTGAAGGAATTGCACTGTTGTTAAAGGCAATAAGGTTAGTTAGAGATAGGCTAGGGATCCCTCTTGAAATCAGAGGCTTTCTAATAACAATGTTTGACAGAAGAACTAACCTCTCTAAGGAAGTTAGAGAGGAAGTAAAAAGAACTTTTGGAGAAAAGGTCTTCAAGACTATGATTCCCAGAAATGTCAGGCTTGCAGAAGCTCCATCATATGGAAAACCTATATTCCTCTATGCTCCTGATAGCAGAGGTGCTAAGGCATATATAAAACTAGCCGAGGAGGTTGATGGTAGATGA
- a CDS encoding glycerophosphodiester phosphodiesterase family protein, translating into MAINMSRWDVKRVLVLGHRGSIGKYPENSLLAFVEAVKAGADGVELDVWLTKDRKVIVMHDETINRTSNMSGKQKEMTLEELQKADLGMKQRIPTLEDVLETLPKTALVNIEVKDIEAVSEVLRIINEFNAEERAMISSFNVNALKLTREMNERITLGLLVGDEKIMPLIPRLKEELNLYSVNVPIDGISVLGFERFKTALMWLRGLGVKIALWPVEEEIYYRKDNLKRLKGLFDIVITDDPERMLNYLKEIES; encoded by the coding sequence TTGGCGATAAATATGTCCAGATGGGACGTGAAAAGGGTATTGGTTCTTGGCCATAGGGGTTCAATCGGAAAATATCCAGAAAATAGCCTCTTGGCTTTTGTTGAAGCTGTTAAAGCAGGGGCAGATGGAGTAGAACTTGATGTGTGGTTAACTAAGGACAGAAAAGTCATAGTAATGCATGATGAAACTATAAACAGAACGAGTAACATGAGCGGGAAACAAAAAGAGATGACCCTAGAAGAGTTACAAAAAGCAGATTTGGGAATGAAACAGAGGATACCAACTCTAGAAGATGTTCTTGAAACCCTTCCTAAAACCGCTCTTGTGAATATTGAGGTCAAGGATATTGAAGCTGTAAGCGAAGTTTTAAGAATTATTAATGAGTTCAATGCTGAGGAAAGAGCAATGATCTCCTCTTTCAATGTAAATGCACTGAAATTGACCAGAGAGATGAATGAGAGGATAACTCTTGGCCTACTGGTGGGAGACGAAAAGATTATGCCTTTAATCCCAAGACTCAAAGAGGAACTTAATTTGTATTCTGTAAACGTGCCGATAGATGGAATATCTGTACTAGGTTTTGAAAGATTTAAGACAGCTTTAATGTGGCTCAGAGGTTTGGGAGTTAAGATTGCACTATGGCCTGTGGAAGAGGAGATATATTACAGAAAAGACAATCTCAAGAGACTTAAAGGCCTCTTTGATATTGTAATAACTGATGATCCAGAGAGAATGTTGAACTACTTAAAAGAGATTGAAAGTTAA
- the glpK gene encoding glycerol kinase GlpK, whose amino-acid sequence MEKFILALDEGTTSARAMIFDKDSNVLGSGQYEFPQYFPKPGWVEHNPEEIWNAQVAAIKTALKNAKIGPEKIAAIGITNQRETTIVWDKNGKPLYNAIVWQCRRTSEMIEEIKHEYGDIIKEKTGLVPDAYFSASKLKWLLDSVPGLREKAEKGEIKFGTVDSFLIYKLTGEHVTDYSNASRTMLFNIKKLEWDDELLELFDIPHSLLPEVKESSEIYGYTKKEIFGHEIPVSGDAGDQQAALFGQACFEEGMVKATYGTGNFILANTGKMILYSDNLLTTIAWGLDGEVNYALEGSIFITGAAIQWLRDGLKIIRNAAETEKLAIKLSSNEGVYFVPAFVGLGAPYWDQYARGLIIGITRGTTREHIARATLEAIAYLTRDVLEEMEKLIQVKELRVDGGATKNDFLMQFQADIINKNVIRPVVQETTSLGAAYLAGLAVDYWESLEEIKNLWKIERTFEPVMSEEKRKRLYAGWKEAVKRALAWAKVVEGL is encoded by the coding sequence ATGGAAAAGTTCATCTTGGCTCTTGACGAGGGTACAACCTCTGCTAGGGCAATGATTTTTGACAAGGATAGTAATGTTCTTGGGAGCGGCCAATATGAGTTCCCCCAGTATTTTCCAAAGCCCGGATGGGTCGAACATAATCCGGAAGAAATATGGAATGCCCAAGTTGCTGCTATAAAAACTGCACTGAAAAATGCCAAGATAGGGCCTGAAAAAATAGCTGCCATAGGAATTACAAATCAGAGAGAGACTACAATAGTTTGGGATAAAAATGGAAAACCCCTGTATAATGCTATTGTTTGGCAGTGTAGAAGGACCTCCGAGATGATTGAAGAAATAAAGCATGAATATGGTGACATAATAAAAGAAAAAACAGGGCTTGTTCCAGATGCTTATTTCTCAGCAAGCAAACTTAAATGGCTTCTCGATAGTGTACCTGGTCTTAGAGAAAAGGCTGAGAAAGGAGAAATCAAATTCGGAACAGTAGATAGTTTTCTGATTTACAAGTTAACTGGTGAACATGTGACAGATTATTCCAACGCTTCTCGTACAATGCTTTTTAACATAAAAAAGCTTGAATGGGACGATGAACTCTTAGAGCTATTTGATATCCCGCATTCTCTTTTACCTGAAGTTAAAGAGTCAAGTGAAATCTATGGGTATACAAAGAAGGAGATATTTGGTCATGAGATTCCTGTAAGTGGAGATGCTGGTGACCAACAGGCAGCATTGTTTGGTCAGGCTTGCTTTGAGGAAGGAATGGTAAAAGCCACTTATGGAACAGGGAACTTTATTTTAGCCAACACTGGAAAGATGATTCTTTATTCCGATAATTTGCTTACTACAATAGCATGGGGCCTAGATGGAGAGGTTAACTATGCCCTTGAGGGAAGTATCTTCATTACTGGTGCAGCAATACAGTGGTTAAGAGATGGGCTAAAGATAATCAGAAACGCCGCAGAAACAGAAAAACTTGCAATAAAACTGTCATCAAATGAAGGCGTCTATTTTGTTCCTGCGTTTGTTGGATTGGGGGCCCCTTATTGGGATCAGTATGCAAGAGGTCTAATAATTGGAATTACCCGTGGTACTACAAGAGAGCACATCGCCAGGGCAACTCTTGAAGCGATAGCATACCTCACAAGAGATGTACTAGAGGAGATGGAAAAGTTAATCCAAGTAAAAGAGCTTCGTGTTGATGGTGGTGCAACAAAAAATGACTTTTTAATGCAGTTCCAGGCGGATATTATAAACAAGAACGTGATAAGGCCAGTTGTGCAAGAAACCACTTCACTAGGAGCTGCATATCTTGCGGGTCTTGCTGTAGACTACTGGGAGAGCCTTGAAGAGATAAAAAACCTATGGAAAATTGAAAGAACTTTTGAACCTGTAATGAGTGAAGAAAAACGAAAACGCTTATATGCCGGATGGAAGGAGGCCGTAAAAAGGGCACTAGCATGGGCAAAGGTTGTTGAAGGGCTTTAA
- a CDS encoding NAD(P)/FAD-dependent oxidoreductase gives MKRIKVAIIGAGISGASIARVLSRYDNLEVHLIEKNSDVGWGVTKANTALIHGGYDDDPKKFPLRAKLCIQGNRIWHQWVKELEIPHIWNGALIVALTEDDFDELETLLERGIKNGVPEMRIVDKEEALSLEPGLNPKALGGLWIPIVGQIGPIPAVVAMVENAVSNGVKLHLETEVKGIKVENGEVKGIETNNGLIDADIVINAAGLYADEISKMVGIDYFEIHPRKGEYWIFDEDVPGPRRVLFPTPTPISKGVVVTTEISGHLMIGPNAQDLPKEEKENLATTMEGLNEVWEKAKKIWPNLPPKSKVIRTFAGLRPEPSGGDFIIKAEEEVYGFINVAGIRSPGLTSAPAIAYEVKEIIECDLGITLTEKSHWNPYRRDITHFFMTPREEANRLIATNNSYGKIVCKCNKVSEGDILEAIERMKFIGVKTPSIDSVKVRTKATSGTCQGTFCKVRIVQILAREYKVEPWKVTLKGKGSEIGVGDVKVLLRRAS, from the coding sequence ATGAAACGAATCAAAGTGGCTATAATTGGTGCAGGGATAAGTGGAGCTAGTATTGCACGTGTCCTCAGTAGATATGATAATCTTGAAGTGCACTTGATAGAAAAAAACTCTGATGTTGGTTGGGGTGTAACTAAAGCAAACACTGCCTTAATTCATGGAGGATACGATGATGATCCAAAGAAATTCCCACTACGAGCAAAATTATGTATACAAGGAAATCGTATTTGGCACCAATGGGTAAAAGAGCTAGAGATTCCTCATATATGGAACGGAGCTTTGATAGTGGCACTAACAGAGGATGACTTTGATGAGCTTGAGACTCTTTTAGAGAGAGGTATTAAAAATGGTGTTCCAGAAATGCGGATTGTAGACAAGGAGGAAGCACTTTCTTTAGAACCGGGTCTTAATCCAAAAGCTCTTGGAGGTCTTTGGATTCCAATAGTGGGCCAAATAGGCCCAATTCCAGCTGTTGTTGCAATGGTGGAGAATGCAGTTAGCAATGGTGTGAAATTACATTTGGAAACAGAAGTTAAAGGGATAAAAGTTGAAAATGGAGAAGTTAAGGGGATAGAGACTAACAATGGTCTTATAGATGCTGATATAGTTATAAACGCTGCTGGTCTTTACGCTGATGAAATTTCTAAGATGGTTGGTATAGATTATTTCGAGATTCACCCAAGAAAAGGAGAATACTGGATCTTTGACGAGGATGTGCCGGGACCTAGGAGAGTACTCTTTCCCACACCCACTCCAATAAGCAAAGGGGTTGTAGTAACAACAGAGATAAGTGGTCACCTTATGATAGGCCCAAATGCTCAAGACTTGCCAAAAGAAGAAAAAGAGAACCTTGCAACTACAATGGAAGGTCTAAACGAGGTTTGGGAAAAAGCAAAAAAGATATGGCCAAATTTACCTCCAAAAAGTAAAGTTATTAGAACCTTTGCAGGTCTGAGGCCTGAGCCTAGTGGTGGAGACTTCATAATCAAAGCAGAAGAAGAGGTTTATGGATTTATCAATGTAGCAGGGATTCGCTCACCAGGTCTTACAAGTGCACCAGCAATAGCTTATGAGGTTAAAGAGATAATAGAGTGTGACCTCGGGATAACACTTACTGAAAAATCTCATTGGAATCCATATAGGAGAGATATAACTCATTTTTTCATGACTCCCAGAGAGGAAGCAAACCGGCTTATAGCTACTAATAATTCTTACGGAAAGATAGTGTGCAAATGTAACAAAGTTAGTGAAGGGGACATCTTAGAGGCAATTGAAAGAATGAAGTTCATAGGAGTTAAAACTCCAAGCATAGATTCGGTCAAGGTTAGAACAAAGGCAACAAGTGGTACCTGTCAAGGAACCTTTTGTAAGGTTAGAATCGTCCAGATACTGGCAAGAGAATATAAAGTAGAACCCTGGAAAGTTACGTTGAAGGGAAAGGGAAGTGAGATTGGAGTTGGAGACGTTAAAGTTCTTCTTAGGAGGGCCTCATGA
- a CDS encoding NAD(P)/FAD-dependent oxidoreductase — MMESYDVIVIGGGPAGLAAAVKAKELGLETLLLDENEFLGGILPQCIHPGFGIHYFKEELTGPEFAHRFIEKIKDVGVRYQTSTYVLNIENYSDLEKKIVFSSPKGIKEVWTKTVIYAAGARERHAFEIGIVGDRVAGIYTAGEAQTLMDIYGIMPGKEIVIVGSGDVGLIMARRFALEGAKVKAVIELMPYPGGLARNVMILRDFNIPLYLSHKVVEVRGRARVEKIKVVKVDENLKEIPKSEFWIDADTLLISAGLVPNVKLLQRIGVEIDPSTGGPIVNELLETTVPGIFVAGNALLINDLVDYVAEQGELAAFGAKEFIENEGIPSKRWIKLENGQNIRLLAPHYLSGERDVYVYARVSTPMENVKIVFPEIKKELRFPILRPAEMLRIRLRAEEIRRAEKKITMEAIPQ; from the coding sequence ATGATGGAGAGTTATGATGTCATTGTCATCGGTGGTGGACCCGCAGGTTTAGCTGCAGCAGTCAAAGCAAAAGAGCTTGGTTTAGAAACTCTCCTCCTTGATGAAAATGAGTTTCTTGGGGGCATTTTGCCTCAATGTATTCACCCCGGATTTGGTATTCATTACTTTAAGGAAGAGCTCACTGGCCCGGAATTTGCACATCGGTTTATAGAGAAGATAAAAGATGTTGGAGTAAGATATCAAACAAGTACATATGTCTTGAATATTGAGAACTACTCAGATTTGGAGAAAAAAATCGTCTTCTCTTCTCCTAAGGGAATTAAAGAAGTATGGACAAAAACGGTAATCTATGCCGCGGGAGCAAGAGAGAGGCATGCTTTTGAAATAGGTATCGTGGGGGATAGAGTTGCTGGTATTTATACTGCTGGGGAAGCTCAGACACTTATGGATATTTATGGGATAATGCCAGGAAAGGAAATCGTTATAGTAGGCTCTGGGGATGTTGGTCTGATAATGGCACGTCGATTTGCTCTTGAAGGGGCAAAAGTTAAAGCGGTTATTGAGCTAATGCCTTATCCTGGAGGATTAGCAAGAAATGTAATGATACTCCGAGACTTTAACATTCCATTATACCTAAGCCATAAGGTAGTTGAAGTCAGGGGCAGGGCACGAGTTGAAAAGATTAAAGTCGTTAAAGTCGATGAAAACCTTAAAGAGATTCCAAAAAGCGAATTTTGGATTGACGCAGATACTCTTCTGATTTCAGCAGGTTTGGTGCCAAATGTAAAGCTTCTTCAAAGAATAGGGGTAGAAATAGATCCCTCAACCGGCGGACCAATAGTAAACGAACTCTTAGAAACTACAGTACCAGGAATATTTGTTGCAGGTAATGCTCTCTTAATAAATGACCTTGTGGATTACGTTGCAGAACAAGGAGAATTAGCTGCTTTTGGAGCAAAAGAATTCATTGAAAATGAAGGAATACCATCAAAGAGGTGGATAAAACTAGAAAACGGCCAGAACATAAGACTTCTTGCTCCTCACTATCTGAGTGGTGAAAGAGATGTCTATGTATATGCTAGGGTTTCAACTCCAATGGAAAACGTCAAAATAGTTTTTCCTGAGATAAAGAAGGAACTTAGATTTCCTATACTCAGGCCAGCAGAAATGCTCAGAATTAGACTTAGAGCTGAAGAAATTAGAAGGGCAGAGAAGAAGATAACTATGGAGGCGATTCCCCAATGA
- a CDS encoding DUF1667 domain-containing protein, whose product MRHRLTCIVCPLGCLIEVEVENDRVTEVIGYKCPRGRDWAINEIINPKRIVMSVVKVKNGKLPTVSVKTTKPIPKEKIPELMKVLAQIEIKAPVRVGQVILENPLDLETKIVATRDVESV is encoded by the coding sequence ATGAGACACCGCCTTACTTGCATTGTATGTCCTTTGGGCTGTCTCATAGAAGTAGAAGTGGAGAATGACAGAGTAACGGAAGTTATAGGTTACAAGTGTCCGAGAGGTAGGGACTGGGCAATTAACGAGATAATCAACCCAAAGAGAATCGTGATGAGTGTAGTAAAAGTGAAAAATGGCAAATTGCCAACGGTTAGTGTAAAGACTACTAAACCAATTCCCAAAGAAAAGATACCTGAACTTATGAAGGTTTTAGCACAGATTGAGATTAAGGCACCGGTAAGAGTTGGTCAAGTAATCCTAGAAAACCCTTTAGACTTAGAAACAAAAATAGTCGCGACCAGAGATGTTGAGTCAGTTTGA
- a CDS encoding lipoprotein, with translation MRKFFSLILVFLIIISLSGCISKETLSPSKSETPTSTTQPTISESSTSTSPETTTTEAMMPTLNKEDLINAIESVEKYQFTAEYSTIPKSDTRINSKGGFDFTKEEAFWEITSLSGDLVAYSNEVVWGNSIYYSVTVEQDNKIVQQESTSMTIETYFERVLQGRTEIKTVEEFKQWLFKGADPTRNPLYYIRDLLSNADSFEVSKEGSNYIVTFAFTKEEMVNLDSIEKHIKTEGTGKLWLEDNLPIKGEIKIKRTTSYTGLDSTTTTEAIVKFEISYRYERPEWVKKIVE, from the coding sequence GTGAGAAAATTTTTTAGCTTAATATTGGTTTTTCTTATAATAATCAGTCTTTCTGGGTGTATTTCAAAAGAAACCCTTTCCCCCTCTAAAAGTGAAACACCAACGTCAACAACTCAGCCGACCATAAGTGAAAGCTCCACAAGTACATCACCAGAAACAACCACAACTGAAGCCATGATGCCAACTTTAAATAAGGAGGATTTAATTAATGCCATTGAAAGTGTTGAGAAATATCAATTTACTGCTGAGTATTCTACGATACCCAAAAGTGATACCCGAATAAATTCTAAAGGGGGATTTGACTTCACTAAGGAAGAGGCATTTTGGGAAATTACCTCTTTAAGTGGAGATCTAGTAGCTTATTCTAATGAGGTTGTCTGGGGTAATTCCATTTATTATTCCGTCACTGTAGAACAAGACAACAAGATAGTACAACAAGAGAGCACAAGCATGACTATAGAAACATACTTTGAACGGGTTCTTCAAGGCCGTACGGAAATAAAAACTGTTGAAGAATTTAAACAATGGCTTTTCAAAGGTGCCGATCCTACTAGAAACCCTCTGTACTATATCCGTGATCTTCTTAGCAATGCGGATTCCTTTGAAGTGAGTAAAGAGGGTAGCAATTATATAGTGACTTTCGCTTTCACAAAAGAAGAAATGGTTAATCTAGATTCTATAGAGAAACACATAAAAACTGAAGGTACAGGGAAACTATGGCTCGAGGATAATCTGCCAATAAAAGGGGAAATAAAGATAAAACGAACAACAAGCTATACTGGATTGGATAGCACTACTACAACAGAAGCCATTGTAAAGTTTGAAATAAGCTATAGGTATGAAAGACCTGAGTGGGTCAAGAAAATTGTTGAATAG